AACGATTGCATCACTCAAACAATTATTAATATGATCACTAATCAAGGGTGATTACTTGCGCATTCACATTGCGTATGCACTAGCGCTTGATTAGATCTTGTGATGCGCTTTAGGCTCCGACATAACATTTCCATCGATACTCTAGTGTTCGGCGTGCTTCTGCGATTGAAAGCGTAAACAACGAACAAAAACCCTTTGCCTGTGTAGTTACAGGCACATTGTAAAATAAACTTTGTTGCCCTAACGACAGTCGGATGATGTGCATATATGCTGCGGTCTTCCTAATAAGTACGCGGTAGTCTTTGAAAACGCTAAGACAACGCGTCACCAGTAGCGAGAAAAGCCCTAGACTTCCTACGGCGTGCGTTGTTGCGGCCGCCGCCATGCGATGTTTTCCCTCGTTTGCTTTGCTATTTTCATGTTTTGCTTACGTCTGCAATGACTTTTCGCGTTATGACAGAAttgagagagtatacgtgaccaTGGGACCTGACTGTGTGGTAGTTGTAGCGCGTGCCATGTTTGATAGCAGCTTAGACGGCATCCCCGAGCATTCGTGTCCTTCTAGCGCTCGTGCTTGCATTAGGTAAACTCGGTATTTTTTGAAGCAAATTTTCATGCAAAAAGTGCTTTTATACGGTCTGAGCAGTACCCATTGAATATACGCAGCCAGGAACTTTTTTTAGAGGGAGGGGCCTTTGTTGAAAACCTCGAAAAAGTCATGGTTTCAGTATTTGTTATCGACATAACACTCTGCTTTATATAAATTTCGGGGGATACAGGCCTGGCCTGTTGTGAAACGAACTCTCCGCCTTCTTTTACGTGAAAACATGTTCTCGCTGTGAAGTTATTTAAAGAGGTCATGATATGGTCACCTACCAACTGACGGTTTACGACAAAAAACGAAGGTTTTTGTCGTAAAAATATGCTTGTACAGGTGTGAACACGGGACTGTAAGAGATTAGTTCAgtcgaaataagacgtagaagtCATCGACTGTAAACTCTATCCACCACCGGGGACGGCCATTTTGTCATAGCATGCGGGACGTAACAAGCCGAAACagcagtgtcgtcgtctgctaCCAAACAGGACCTTCCAAGCGTGGTGAGTGTTTCGAGTGTTGCTTGCAACTTGGTCCGCACGTGCCAGTGGGTTGCAAGTGTTGTGGTGTGTTACCGATAGCATCTTCTTATACGGCGACATCGTGCACGTCACTCATTTTGACTTCAACTCCATCGCAACCCGCTCAAGCGACAAAGAAAGCGCCGAAGACGGTGTGAACCAAGATGCCAATGACCTTGCCGTTGTGGCAAACGTGACAGATGGCTTTCCTCAAGGAGAAGTACCTTTATTTCAAGCATGTCAGGGTGAAAAGTAACGCTGCATTTGCAGTGCTACTTAGCGTCATGAAATTGGCAAAACGTTCACTTTATTGTTGGACGTGCATGCACGACTTTCGGTGCTGAATGTAATAAATAAGTGGTCGTATCAATGCACTGCGTTCGGGCTATTGTTTTTTCATCGGTTGTTGCGTAAGGATAAGCCGAAGTGAACGCATCATGTCAGTGAGACGCTAAGGTCACTCACGATATATATTTTGGCTGAATCTTTACTTCAACTTTGTCGATTACATAAGGTTccggtaaaaaaaaatagcaagtgTGACGCTCAATTATGATACTGAATGCGAGGACGCTTTTTGACCTCGGAAATGGCTTGCTGCAAGTACCAGCGCTACATGGGTGACGTGGTGGTATTGTTTGACTACCCCTGGAAGTTATTTAGTTCCAGTGGCAAGTTGAAGAACGCAGAATAAGTTAGATTGAACGCGCAGCTGACCACGGAACGCGATCAGCCTCCCGAATGCAAACCGTGCAGCAGCTCGCCCAACAAACGGTTCGTGACGTCACGGCTAGCGATCGCGCCAGTGTTGCCCTACTCTCAGGCTGCTCGCTCGTTTATAAACACATTCTATTGCAAATTAACGGCTCGACCGAATTCATACAAGTTTTACCAGGTTGTGGTGAGCGTACAAGTATCAAGCCACAGAACACTAATCATGAATAAAAATTTagtgtcatgacccctttaaaacAAAACACTTGTGTCAGATTCGGGTATTTAGTAATGGTGTGTTGAACAAAGGGTAGTTGAAATAAAATTAATCACTTGTGTGTGTGCTTTTCTGTTCATTATTCTCAGAGACCAGGATTGCTTCTAAAGGCTCTTGATTACAGTTGACAGCCAAATTCCAGTTGACAACATCTAATGATGGGAAAATCAACGGCGGTGTTTACGCTGTCAACCAGGCAGTCGGTCTTACATTTCCTTTGGTTGGACAAGTTGACGTTGGAAAAGAATTTAGTGGCACTTACACCGAGAAGCCTGCAATAATTGCATTTACTGTGTGGAAGAAGGTGATGCCatcttattgattgattgatttgtggggtttaacgttccgaaaccaccattgattatgagagacgccattgtggagggctccggaaatttcgatcacctcgggttctttacgtgcacccaaatctgagcacacgggcctacaacatttttgcctccatcggaaatgcagccgccgcagccgggattggatcccacgacgtgcgggtcagcagccgagtaccttagccactagaccgccgcggcggaaCTGACGCCATCTTATGCGAAAAGCTTGTCAACTAGCCACATGTTACCAAAGCTGCTATTTTAAAGTTGTGTTTtgcacgaaaacagcaaaaacaTGGTTCCTTGCTGTGCCTGTTTGCATTTCTTGTTTTGTTGCAAGCTTTTCTTTCGCCTGTATAAATCTCTTATTGTGATGGTATTTTGCAAGCTCTTCACTATTCTATTCTATCATATTGATGTCGCATTCTTCTCTTCAGCTTCTACTTTTCATTGCTGCTCACGCTAAATACCAGCGCCAACATGACAAGGCAGAAGTGTGATTCCTCCAGCCATCACAATTGTTTTCTATGTTCACAATTATAAGGAATAAATATGAACACATAATGCTGAGATCTTCCGTTTATATTGCACGATTCAACACTATGCTCATAGCACACACTTGGGTTGTCTCTGCTCATACAATAAATAAAACCATGAGTACCTCATCTGACTTCGTGAAATTCAAAGACTATTTTTTCACGCTTTTTGTATCACTCTGGTGGGAATAGCGCGTTGTTTTGACGAGTTTTAATAAAATAGGACCAAAAGTAAACTACAATTTTTTgcagttgctgggtacaacggaTAGTATATTTGCAGTAGCCTAAAATTAATACCTACCTATTCTCAATGGTAGTCGCGGAAGAAGGAGCACGGGTCAATTGAGTAGCTTAATGTAGCCATAGAGTCACTTGATCCATGTAGGAGCGTCAGCGGCAAGAAATGCCTGACTGCCAAAGATGTTGTACTGTGATCCCTTTTCAATAGCCCTTTCACTCTTACTAAAAGTATCAAGAGACTTCCGTAGAGTGCACCGACTCTGACCCACCCACCAAGATAGTCGCCCTGTCTCTCTGAAAAAACTCATACGTGAGAAGTGAGAAGTCTCTGAAAAGAGCCACGCATACATTTGCTAGCATGGACTTGAAAATATTAGTGCTAAATATCAGCGTTGTGCCCGACATGCAATACGGTAACTTCGAAACCGAATCTCTTTCGCCCTCTCGAAGCCATCGGCAAAGTATTACCATTAAGGACAAAGCTTTTCGCCAAGTTTGTTTTGTTATCATTTAACATGGTCCCACGTCCTAAATAGAAATTACTACTTCACCGTCTTGTGGAAAGTATCTGCGCCTGGCCTTTCTCCCATTGAACATTGCAAGCAAATCGCTTATGACAGTAATCGATGAAATTTAGTCAATATTATTGTTATTCAGCTCGTGTTATTCAAAACAATAGCCAAATACTGACAAAAAGGACATACGGTACAATAAATTACTTGCTTAGACTTCGCGTAACTGATATGCTGGCGTGCCTTTTTTGCATGAGTGGACAAAATCACTAGTGTTGTCCTCATGGCGTGGTGAATAGAACGAAGCATaaatgaaagaaatgaagagaCAACAATCGATAACTACAGATTCATTTCAGTTATGCAGATTTATTTAATAAATTCACAGAATAATAACAGCTTACTGGCCTTATGAGTGGCGTCAAAGCTTCGGTTTTATTTCTATCTTCGTCGACTCCACAGTGTTGAATAGTTGTACTCCATGGTAGTATATGTGTTTTTTCTTGAGCTATCGAATTCCTGTTACCCTGTATTACTCCGCGTCATTTCAAACAAAcctaagtttatttttttttgggggggggggcgctttcaTTCAGTGGTGAGCAACATACTAATACTTCAAAAATGAAGCAAAGAATTATTGGACAGCGAATATCGTTGAAGATAGTGCTTCGACAGCTAGACTTGCCTTATCACTGCAACAATTGCCTTCCTTGTGGCCTCTTTATGCGCAAGATCCTCATTCTGTCCCAAATTTAAGACGGAAAGACGATAAACGTGTGCGCAAAAAATTAGGGAAATTAGGgaggagaaagagaaagagaagggTATTAGGATAGGTTATTGTGACAAATGTGAGATCCCTGTTGAGCAATAAAGTAGGAATAAAAAGTGGGACGAACTGAACATGGACAAGAAAGTTAAAAAATTccaataaaaaggaaaaaaggaaatagATATACCCAAAGAGAACTTGAATTtgagaaggaaagaagaaaaaaatgccatAATTACAGTTTGCGATGACGTGCACCAAGTGGTGGCTAGTTAGTATGTTGTCTATTCATTATATAATTCATTGTTTGTCCAAAGCGGAACGGCACATTGTTCCTTTCGTCTTTTCCTATTATTGCATGCTAACTTTTTACTTGTGCTGTCCTTttagtttttcattttttgttcttcGCATACTTCAACCACAAGACAACCTTTTTTCACTTGACTCACTCCTCAATTTTGATTTTTtaactttattttctttccttcctttgcGCAATTACTTCTTCATCTTTACCGCACTGGACATTCAGAAAAAGTGCGCCAAGAGAGGATTGAGGCACTGATTGAAGAGGCAGTTCCTGTCTTGATCGAGAAacgtctccttggcgcagctttGCCTGAAGCGGAGCTACCTGCATAGTGATGTTTCTCTCTCCTGAGCTTCCACATTTTCTTGAACCTTTGCCTAAATTTTAAGGTAAAAGCTAACTACGATCACAAAGGGTGCAACAATTATTGAATAACTTGGGACAATAATATGAGATGCACTTATGGTCGCGTTTTTAATAAAATTATTAGGAGGCTTTGTGGACAGAGGGAGTAATTCAGCGACAGCTGGCTTAGTAGTATCTTCAGTAGCCGATTTTGTTTCGTTTGAGGTAGTCACTGAAGTATTGTCCTCCCCTTGCAAAAGAAAACGGTTGTCAGTACCGTGTTTTTTGTCGGGTCGCGAAACAGAGACTCGTTGAGGTGACGTTTCTTGATGAGTGGCACTCTTTCCTGTACTTCTAGAGTACCATTTTGTCGCAGCATTACGGAGGCCAGCCACAATCGATGCGAAGTTTTGCGCAGACAATATGCCCGACGTGGACACACCAGCTGTTTGCATACTATTGGTAACCTTCATGCCTCCTGTTTGGGCAATTGCAGCATCCTGTGGTATTTTTGACATGGCTTCATTCCTTTCACTGTGAACACGCGTGGTAGCTAAATGGTTATATAAAGGCTCATTTGTTCCAATAACCGGCTTAGGAGCTGCGTTGAGCAGCTCTTCTTTTGGGGCAGTCAAATGAACTGGGGTGACTTCATTCTTACTCGGGGTCGGTACCTGAAATGTCATAAATTCAGGGGCATTCGAAGATGGGGATTTAATAGGAATGACTGGAGGCGTTATTGGCATAGATGATTTAGCTGGCGCGACTGTAGGCCCATCGGCGGTAGGTGAGCGAACCGGCTTGACAACAGGCAGAAATAGAAAAGAGGGTATAACTGGCGCAACTGCAGTACCATTCAAAGTAGGGTATTTAACTGGCACGACTACAGATGCATTTTGCACAGGCGATAGAGCTGGCTTTATGGCAGGCGTGCTCAGGGTTAGGGCTTGAGCTGGTACAACTGCAGGCCGATTTACAGCAGGGGGTTCAGCTTGCATAGCTACTGGTGCCATCGGGGTTGGAGATTCCAATGTTTGTGCTGCAGACGCACTTGATACAGGTTGTTGAAGTGGCGTGACCACAGTCGCAAGTGGAGTTGAAGGTTGAACTGGTATTGCTGTGGGTGTATTTGTAGTGGGATATTTGGCTGGCTTAACTACGAGAACATTGTGAATAGGGGAAAGAACTGGCTGCACTGCAGGTACATCTGGTGTAGGGGGCTGGCCTTGCCCgactgctggtacaattggagtaGGGGGTGGAGCTGGCGTGACAGCAGCCACCTTTAGAGTAGGGGATTCAACGCGTAAATCTACTGTCGTATTTGGTGTAGGCGACTTCACCGGCAGGACAGCAGGTGCACTTGGTGTGAGGTGTTCAGTTGACATGAGTACAGGCACAAGGGAAGAAGGGGGTTGGACTGGTAGGGCTACATTTGGTGTAGGCGAGTGTACTTGCACGACAAGAGGTGCATTGGGGGGTGAAGATAGAGCTGATATAGCTGTGGTTGCATTGGCAGTTGGAGATTCAGCTGGCATGAATACAGACTCATTAGGTGTAGGAGAATGAACTGACACGACTGCAGGCACTTTTATTGTAGGGGTTTGGACTGGCACAACTGCCGACGCATTTAGAGTGGGGGACTTAACTGGTAAGGCTACAATCGCATTTGGTGCAGGGGGTTGAACTAGCGAAACTGCTGGTACAATTAAAGTATGGGGTTGGATTGTCTGGGTTACAGGGGCATTTGAGATAGGGGATGAAACTGGCGTGACTGCAGAAAAATTTTGTGCAGGGGATTCAACTGGTACGACCACAGGTGCATTTGTGGTATGCGCTTGAACTGGCATGGCTGCATGCGTTGGCTGTTGTGCAAGCGTTGGGAGCCTGCTATGAGTGTTCGGAAGAGTGATTGCTGCGTGAGCATGCGTCTTATTAGGACGTGTTGCGTTAGTCACTGATAATACGACCATTGAGCCAGATGCCATCGCAGGCGAGACACTTGGTCTTGTTTCAACAGAATGTCCTTGCGAGGGCTCCAAATGAGGGCCGCCTCCTtttggtggaaaatctgcgatgCCTTTCATACTGGCTGAAGTAATGATTGATGGAATGTCTAAGGATGCTGCTTTTTGCTCATGATTTGTTGGTGCGTCTTTCAAAATTGTTGGTGTCGGTGATACCGTAGTCGTGTTGTTTGATTCGCTGATAGGTCCAGGTGCTTCTACGAAATTCGTTTCCGTAGAAGGCATGCCGAGTATTCCACTAGATATCTTTTTGTCGAATTTCAGCTGGTGTGATGCGTTGGAGCTTTTTGTGATGTACGTTTCATTGGGCTCATTGTCAGTGGCTTGGGTAGCATTGAAGTGGCCTCCTGCAACATCATTAGAAGTGGAAGAGCAAATGTAAATAAAGCCCGAATCTAGCGTTTAACTCACAGGAACAAGCAGAATTAAAAAAAGGTGCCAAAGCAGTGTTCCAACAAGGCAAAGTGCGATCGCTCTGAGCGCAAAGAGAGTTCCTCTTCTAAAATTTTGTTTTTGCGTGTCCGGATTGAAGATAACAGGCGGCATCCACTTAAATGTTTTAAATAATGCCAGCTCCTATCAAGTAGTGCGAATGTCAGGTGGGTTCTTCCTGCTCTGCTGGCTTAGCTGAGCGCTGCCATGCGGAGGACAATGGTGCACCACTAAGCGAGTGTAGAGCGAAGACCATGTTACCATGGACTTGCTCAGATGTGAAGCGGGTTAAAAGGAAGACGCAATGTAGCCCTACGCTTAGTTACTACGTATCGCCATACCATTTCGCGATACCTACCAACTGTTATCAGCTATGTACAAGTGCTTCAGAACTGAAAAAGAGCAAAAGAGCACGCGAGCTGTGGCCCAGTGAGGGAAAACTGCACCAGCGCGCTCTATAGTCAGAAGAATTGGTACATCTTGATGAGACTGCGTCGGCATATCAAGCTGCCCATAACGCGTTGCTTGCACAATTGCCGGCTTGAGCGAAGTTGTGCTACTACCAACATCGTTCGTGAGATGACACTTTTAAATGCATTTCTTTGTCAGTGTATTTGGCAAAATTTCCGGATGCATACGCGATCGTCATAGCCAAGAATGCCACCACTTTCGCCCTTGACGAGCAGTGATTGATGACAGCAGCGTGGCTTCGTTCGAGCTGGCAATAAGGCGAGCATCATAATATTGAGTTTGCTCAGGCGGATATGCCGACGCACTCTCGTTCGCTGCAGCACTTCTGGTATAGCACACTGGCAGGAAGTTTCGCCGTGCTCGACCACAGCTCGCGTGCTTCGTtttacttttattgcgatagcactcATAtgcacactctcggctggatttagCCACCGGCGTTGGCGTCAGCATGGATGTCAcgtaccgtatatgtatacgtatctatttaatgaaaacgcaagaaagaaataaaccaagaaaaaaaacaatcccTCGCGTGGAATCGTACGTGGCACCTCCTTGTCGGGAATGCGACGCGTTAACTAGTGAGTCATGGAGAGTTACCTTCTTCAaagttcaaatggcaagctatttatatctaccacttacctctgttggcgggcatctcggtgGGGTgtgggaactatcgtgttttcagcactatcagcaagatggcacaatgagtgcgcggcggctctcatcactcacgcgtactttggcaaGTAAAGAGAAGGCGAGTGTACGATCACTCGCACGCTCTTATCTCTCTGTGGGAACGATGATCCGTCTTGGCTAGCAACGGGTTTGACTGTAACAATTCttttgtagttacggggcgcacaaaggtcactgcaatcgttgcagagCCTTCGTTTGttaaaagagcgcgcttttcagacacacgaactaacaactgagacgcttatccGCATTCATCTGCAcccgtgagtacgttttgtgcgtcactTATGCGTGAGAAACTTAGGACACGTTTCAATGTGTCTGTCATTCTGCGCGCAATCTTCCATTTTGtagctattgcattcattgcttcgcctttgcggcaaagctgtgaccaTTTTTCAGCTCCTGTACTCTTATTGGAAAAAATGCGTTCGTCGTGCCGTTTTCATGCGGACCTGTCATCATTACTGTATGTTTCATTCATTATCTCTGTGGTCTATCAGTCATTTTTTTATCTAAATAGTTTCTACATTATCATGTCTATCCCGTACAGCCTAAGCGcctgttttttgtgctttttgatCTTGCAATCACTATCCCATTACACACCGTAAGGTAGCCAACTGGACATTGATCTGCATATCCTCGCTGCCTCTTTTTCTTTGCCTTCTCCTTTCCTTTCCTTTTATGCAGAATCAACATTTGTTTATGGCGTAAGACACCCAATAAAAGAAGATTAGGATATCATAGCATTCATAGAAAACGTCACGCAGTAAATTTATGTGCTATCACATGAAATATAAAATCAACCCTTTTGCTCAAGAAACAAGTCTTGCCTAGGTGCTACCACCGTAAATATTGTTCTTTTCAGCCGTAAACATGGTTTTGAAATCTGTGATTACGATAATATAATGCGCGCACTGTGCTACAGTGTCCACTATCATTTATTGTTAACATCCATTTTGACATAAAAATCTGAAAAAGAACTGCGTCAATAGCTGTAATTGTATAGAATACTCAATCAATTTGTAGAATGCTGTAGCTAACAAGAGTTTTAAACGATAAATTCAGCTGGCACATTGGAAAAAAGGTATTGTGGCAAATGGCATAGAGCCGTATAGATGTGCATACTAATTCCGAGAATGGCATGAGATTTCATATGCGTTTTTAAATGTTATAAACAAGTGGACTCGTAGGATGAAAAAGAAATTTTACactttgaaatatttttttgctcacaacacATTAGGTGGAATAATAGTTTGCCTTTACTGCTTACTGCCCATTTGaatattttgagaaaaatggcaaCAATATCATTGTTTATTCTAAGCGGACATGGCTTATAAATTTATGGTCCTAATTATTTCGATAGTAGTGTGTTTTTTAGGTAAGTTGAGAAGCAATACATCATTGCTAATATATTCGAGCATTTTGTTCGCCGTTTAAATAATACTCGTTGTAGTTACTCAACTTAATGTTCCAGAAAAATATGTATATATGGTTAATCGTGATCGTCGTATGGTGAAAAATAGCGCACTCGGGCCTAGTATCATTAAGGAGAGGCTGTTAAGGTGGAGAGTCTTCACCCCAGAAAACGAAAAGCCATAGTACAAGCAATACACACTGTTCACAGATAGCAATGAACTGAGTCTCCACGATTCGTAATTGCATATGTGCTAAGGTGCGTGGgcatttatatatataatatcgaatattccagcgttatttTAGGAAGTAGCTCCAGTGTTGTCGGTGGACGTGTTGCTGATGATTATAGATGGGCGGCGAGAAGAAGGATAACATAGAAAAAAGAGCTTCAGTATACGAGCAATAGAATATGAGCATGAAAGTCCTGTTCTGGCCTAGGTGTTTATTGCGGGACATTCTTTCTGTTGACAAAACCAGGGAACGAAGTAGGAAGTTTTAACTTCAATGGCGTCGTTGGAGCGGCTG
The sequence above is drawn from the Rhipicephalus microplus isolate Deutch F79 chromosome 3, USDA_Rmic, whole genome shotgun sequence genome and encodes:
- the LOC142804133 gene encoding uncharacterized protein LOC142804133 isoform X1; protein product: MRWVSIWAVLVLFAVQGHGGALNRLFCPTICNPNPEEPLSRCFYNCGFLKYGKYHDGSRCWYFVGTGKIINSKGYCNRGACLKVFTSGYEGSDAQIYCEDNQMKVPFKNHPSVKGGHFNATQATDNEPNETYITKSSNASHQLKFDKKISSGILGMPSTETNFVEAPGPISESNNTTTVSPTPTILKDAPTNHEQKAASLDIPSIITSASMKGIADFPPKGGGPHLEPSQGHSVETRPSVSPAMASGSMVVLSVTNATRPNKTHAHAAITLPNTHSRLPTLAQQPTHAAMPVQAHTTNAPVVVPVESPAQNFSAVTPVSSPISNAPVTQTIQPHTLIVPAVSLVQPPAPNAIVALPVKSPTLNASAVVPVQTPTIKVPAVVSVHSPTPNESVFMPAESPTANATTAISALSSPPNAPLVVQVHSPTPNVALPVQPPSSLVPVLMSTEHLTPSAPAVLPVKSPTPNTTVDLRVESPTLKVAAVTPAPPPTPIVPAVGQGQPPTPDVPAVQPVLSPIHNVLVVKPAKYPTTNTPTAIPVQPSTPLATVVTPLQQPVSSASAAQTLESPTPMAPVAMQAEPPAVNRPAVVPAQALTLSTPAIKPALSPVQNASVVVPVKYPTLNGTAVAPVIPSFLFLPVVKPVRSPTADGPTVAPAKSSMPITPPVIPIKSPSSNAPEFMTFQVPTPSKNEVTPVHLTAPKEELLNAAPKPVIGTNEPLYNHLATTRVHSERNEAMSKIPQDAAIAQTGGMKVTNSMQTAGVSTSGILSAQNFASIVAGLRNAATKWYSRSTGKSATHQETSPQRVSVSRPDKKHGTDNRFLLQGEDNTSVTTSNETKSATEDTTKPAVAELLPLSTKPPNNFIKNATISASHIIVPSYSIIVAPFVIVVSFYLKI
- the LOC142804133 gene encoding uncharacterized protein LOC142804133 isoform X2 — translated: MKVPFKNHPSVKGGHFNATQATDNEPNETYITKSSNASHQLKFDKKISSGILGMPSTETNFVEAPGPISESNNTTTVSPTPTILKDAPTNHEQKAASLDIPSIITSASMKGIADFPPKGGGPHLEPSQGHSVETRPSVSPAMASGSMVVLSVTNATRPNKTHAHAAITLPNTHSRLPTLAQQPTHAAMPVQAHTTNAPVVVPVESPAQNFSAVTPVSSPISNAPVTQTIQPHTLIVPAVSLVQPPAPNAIVALPVKSPTLNASAVVPVQTPTIKVPAVVSVHSPTPNESVFMPAESPTANATTAISALSSPPNAPLVVQVHSPTPNVALPVQPPSSLVPVLMSTEHLTPSAPAVLPVKSPTPNTTVDLRVESPTLKVAAVTPAPPPTPIVPAVGQGQPPTPDVPAVQPVLSPIHNVLVVKPAKYPTTNTPTAIPVQPSTPLATVVTPLQQPVSSASAAQTLESPTPMAPVAMQAEPPAVNRPAVVPAQALTLSTPAIKPALSPVQNASVVVPVKYPTLNGTAVAPVIPSFLFLPVVKPVRSPTADGPTVAPAKSSMPITPPVIPIKSPSSNAPEFMTFQVPTPSKNEVTPVHLTAPKEELLNAAPKPVIGTNEPLYNHLATTRVHSERNEAMSKIPQDAAIAQTGGMKVTNSMQTAGVSTSGILSAQNFASIVAGLRNAATKWYSRSTGKSATHQETSPQRVSVSRPDKKHGTDNRFLLQGEDNTSVTTSNETKSATEDTTKPAVAELLPLSTKPPNNFIKNATISASHIIVPSYSIIVAPFVIVVSFYLKI